In Populus trichocarpa isolate Nisqually-1 chromosome 16, P.trichocarpa_v4.1, whole genome shotgun sequence, a genomic segment contains:
- the LOC7468933 gene encoding zinc finger CCCH domain-containing protein 31 yields MMDTRKRGRPDFGTNGYGGFKKSKQEMDSLSTGVGSKSKPCTKFFSTAGCPFGESCHFLHHVPGGYKAVAQMVNLGPTVALPPVPNSSAPSAVKSRLCKKYNSAEGCKFGDKCHFAHGEWELGKAFVPSHNDPHAAGSVPGRLGGRVEPPPPGPATSFGVFATTTRISVDASLAGSIIGKAGVHSKQICRQTGIKLSIKDHETNPNLKNIELEGSLEQIAQASKMVEELVRVTSANAAAKSSGGHANPGSNYKTKLCDNFAKGSCTFGQRCHFAHGAAELRKSSV; encoded by the exons ATGATGGATacaagaaagagagggagacCTGACTTCGGCACTAATGGTTATGGTGGATTCAAGAAATCTAAGCAAG AAATGGACTCCTTATCAACTGGTGTAGGAAGCAAATCGAAGCCATGCACCAAGTTTTTCAG TACTGCTGGCTGTCCATTTGGCGAGAGCTGCCACTTTCTCCACCATGTTCCCGGTGGCTACAAGGCTGTGGCCCAGATGGTGAATCTGGGACCTACTGTTGCTTTACCGCCTGTACCTAACAGCTCTGCTCCGTCTGCTGTTAAAAGCCGGCTATGCAAAAAATACAATAGTGCTGAAGGTTGCAAATTTGGTGATAAATGCCATTTTGCGCATGGCGAGTGGGAACTTGGCAAGGCTTTTGTTCCATCCCACAACGATCCTCATGCTGCTGGAAGTGTTCCAGGACGTCTGGGTGGTCGGGTGGAGCCACCCCCTCCTGGCCCCGCCACCAGCTTCGGTGTCTTTGCCACCACTACAAGAATCAGTGTAGATGCCTCCCTTGCTGGATCCATCATTGGTAAGGCTGGTGTGCATTCCAAGCAGATCTGCCGCCAAACAGGAATCAAGCTATCTATTAAGGATCATGAAACAAATCCAAATCTCAAGAACATTGAGCTAGAGGGGTCTTTGGAACAGATTGCCCAAGCTAGTAAGATGGTAGAAGAGCTTGTGAGGGTGACTTCAGCAAATGCCGCTGCAAAATCCTCTGGGGGTCATGCCAACCCAGGAAGCAACTATAAGACTAAGTTGTGTGACAATTTTGCCAAAGGGTCTTGCACTTTTGGTCAAAGGTGCCATTTTGCTCATGGGGCTGCTGAATTGCGCAAGTCATCAGTGTGA
- the LOC7483981 gene encoding enoyl-[acyl-carrier-protein] reductase [NADH] 1, chloroplastic → MATAATPATNMAMIKPCISSSRKVFMSSAASFSTESKEASWNRLTSSSHISSRQPFFQSIFSAPIKFKKVVTRAMSAANENKPLPGLPVDLRGKRAFIAGVADDNGYGWAIARSLAAAGAEIIVGTWVPALNIFESSLRRGKFDESRVLPDGSLMEITKVYPMDAVYDSLDDVPEDVKSNKRYAGSSKWTVKELVESVKQDFGSIDILVHSLANGPEVSKPLLETSRNGYLAAISASSYSFVSLLKEFVSIMNPGGASISLTYIASERIIPGYGGGMSSAKAALESDTRVLAFEAGRKHKIRVNTISAGPLRSRAAKAIGFIDMMIDYSSANAPLQKELSAEEVGNAAAFLASPLASAITGAVVYVDNGLNAMGVGVDSPIFVDLDIPKDN, encoded by the exons ATGGCCACGGCTGCAACTCCTGCCACAAACATGGCAATGATCAAGCCTTGCATTTCTTCTTCTCGCAAAGTATTCATGTCAAGTGCAGCAAGTTTCAGTACTGAATCTAAAGAGGCATCTTGGAATAGGCTTACAAGCTCCTCTCACATCTCATCAAGGCAACCTTTTTTCCAGAGCATTTTCTCAGCaccaataaaatttaagaagGTTGTTACCAGAGCAATGTCTGCTGCGAATGAGAACAAGCCTCTGCCAGGATTGCCTGTTGATTTAAGAG GTAAGAGAGCATTTATTGCTGGTGTAGCTGATGACAATGGATATGGCTGGGCAATAGCGAGGTCCCTTGCTGCTGCCGGTGCTGAGATTATTGTTGGTACATGGGTGCCT GCATTGAACATATTTGAAAGCAGTCTACGGCGTGGGAAATTTGATGAATCACGCGT ATTGCCAGATGGTTCTTTAATGGAAATTACTAAAGTTTACCCAATGGATGCAGTCTATGACAGTCTAGATGATGTTCCTGAGGAT GTAAAGTCAAACAAACGTTATGCAGGGTCCTCAAAATGGACTGTTAAG GAGCTTGTCGAATCGGTGAAGCAGGATTTTGGAAGCATTGACATCCTTGTGCATTCACTTGCTAATGGGCCAGAG GTTAGCAAACCTCTCCTAGAGACATCCAGGAATGGATATCTCGCTGCCATCTCAGCTTCGAGCTATTCCTTTGTTTCATTACTGAAAGAATTTGTTTCAATAATGAATCCAG GTGGCGCTTCAATTTCTCTTACCTACATTGCTTCTGAAAGGATCATTCCAGG ATATGGTGGAGGCATGAGTTCAGCAAAGGCTGCTCTCGAGAGTGATACAAGA GTGCTGGCTTTTGAAGCTGgaagaaaacacaaaatcagAGTCAACACTATATCTGCAG GCCCCTTAAGAAGTCGTGCTGCGAAAGCAATTGGATTTATTGATATGATGATCGATTACTCATCGGCTAATGCACCCCTACAGAAGGAACTATCTGCTG AGGAGGTGGGGAATGCAGCTGCCTTCCTGGCTTCACCCTTGGCTTCGGCTATCACTGGAGCAGTTGTTTATGTGGACAATGGTTTGAATGCTATGGGAGTGGGAGTTGACAGCCCAATATTTGTGGATCTTGACATTCCGAAGGATAACTAG
- the LOC7468934 gene encoding non-structural maintenance of chromosomes element 4 homolog A isoform X2: MEERTLKGLILISLIPLLIKWRTCTNWKPREQVADAEALLDITNSLVASVKAHGHDGITPSDFVNGLLRDFGRQDGPSTSADGSRNLIAWKDIGVAVSHIFSSCPGCCTMVGPMDTELKQRKAVVGRRRTRPTGSVQPEEVNDSGAKERTDTDKNMATMFSILKNKRSVKLENLVLNRNSFAQTVENLFALSFLVKDGRAEIKVNENGWHLVSPRNAPDAGKVVSGEVAYRHFVFRFDFKDWKLMISAVEVGEELMPNRNQINMPSDSLADPIPVETQAGGPTTPIRKFSRNRGLVLQEKTVVEDSTPENDNIQVRIPAFRKGKRKMR, from the exons ATGGAAGAGAGGACGTTGAAAGGGTTGATTCTGATAAGTTTAATTCCATTATTAATCAAGTGGAGGACTTGCACAAATTGG AAACCTAGAGAACAAGTTGCTGATGCAGAGGCTTTATTGGATATAACAAACTCTTTGGTAGCCTCTGTTAAGGCGCATGGACATGATGGAATAACACCTTCAGATTTTGTCAATGGTCTCCTTAGAGATTTTGGCCGACAAGATGGGCCTAGTACTAGTGCTGACGGTAGCAGAAATTTGATTGCTTGGAAAGATATTGGAGTTGCTGTCTCACATATTTTCAGTAGTTGTCCTGGATGCTGTACCAT GGTTGGGCCGATGGATACTGAGTTAAAGCAACGGAAGGCTGTTGTTGGTAGAAGACGTACAAGACCAACCGGAAGTGTTCAACCCGAAGAG GTCAATGACAGTGGTGCAAAGGAGAGAACAGATACTGACAAAAATATGGCAACTATgtttagtattttaaagaataaaagaagTGTCAAGCTTGAAAATTTGGTTTTGAATAGAAACTCTTTTGCACAGACAGTGGAGAATTTGTTTGCTTTGTCATTTCTAGTTAAAGATGGAAGGGCTGAAATAAAAGTGAATGAGAATGGCTGGCATCTTGTTT CTCCAAGGAATGCGCCTGATGCTGGTAAAGTAGTCTCGGGGGAGGTAGCTTACCGGCACTTTGTCTTCAGATTTGACTTCAAGGATTGGAAG TTGATGATATCTGCTGTTGAGGTAGGGGAGGAGCTAATGCCAAATAGGAATCAAATAAACATGCCAAGTGATAGCCTAGCAGATCCGATACCTGTAGAAACTCAGGCAGGAGGACCTACCACTCCCATTCGGAAGTTCTCCAGGAACCGTGGTTTGGTTTTACAAGAGAAGACAGTTGTGGAAGACTCAACTCCTGAGAACGATAATATCCAAGTAAGAATACCCGCTTTTCGGAAAGGGAAGCGAAAAATGAGGTGA
- the LOC7468934 gene encoding non-structural maintenance of chromosomes element 4 homolog A isoform X1 yields the protein MTRPVKREPHITPHPAAAGSTSSSSRLNNGGAETSDMDSQEATERRHLRSRYRDVKRIIIDGREDVERVDSDKFNSIINQVEDLHKLVQKPREQVADAEALLDITNSLVASVKAHGHDGITPSDFVNGLLRDFGRQDGPSTSADGSRNLIAWKDIGVAVSHIFSSCPGCCTMVGPMDTELKQRKAVVGRRRTRPTGSVQPEEVNDSGAKERTDTDKNMATMFSILKNKRSVKLENLVLNRNSFAQTVENLFALSFLVKDGRAEIKVNENGWHLVSPRNAPDAGKVVSGEVAYRHFVFRFDFKDWKLMISAVEVGEELMPNRNQINMPSDSLADPIPVETQAGGPTTPIRKFSRNRGLVLQEKTVVEDSTPENDNIQVRIPAFRKGKRKMR from the exons ATGACCCGACCCGTCAAACGCGAACCCCACATTACCCCCCATCCTGCTGCTGCTGGTAGtactagcagcagcagcagactCAATAATGGTGGAGCCGAAACGAGCGATATGGACAGTCAAGAGGCCACTGAACGGAGACATCTCCGTTCACGTTACCGTGACGTGAAGAGAATCATAATTG ATGGAAGAGAGGACGTTGAAAGGGTTGATTCTGATAAGTTTAATTCCATTATTAATCAAGTGGAGGACTTGCACAAATTGG TGCAGAAACCTAGAGAACAAGTTGCTGATGCAGAGGCTTTATTGGATATAACAAACTCTTTGGTAGCCTCTGTTAAGGCGCATGGACATGATGGAATAACACCTTCAGATTTTGTCAATGGTCTCCTTAGAGATTTTGGCCGACAAGATGGGCCTAGTACTAGTGCTGACGGTAGCAGAAATTTGATTGCTTGGAAAGATATTGGAGTTGCTGTCTCACATATTTTCAGTAGTTGTCCTGGATGCTGTACCAT GGTTGGGCCGATGGATACTGAGTTAAAGCAACGGAAGGCTGTTGTTGGTAGAAGACGTACAAGACCAACCGGAAGTGTTCAACCCGAAGAG GTCAATGACAGTGGTGCAAAGGAGAGAACAGATACTGACAAAAATATGGCAACTATgtttagtattttaaagaataaaagaagTGTCAAGCTTGAAAATTTGGTTTTGAATAGAAACTCTTTTGCACAGACAGTGGAGAATTTGTTTGCTTTGTCATTTCTAGTTAAAGATGGAAGGGCTGAAATAAAAGTGAATGAGAATGGCTGGCATCTTGTTT CTCCAAGGAATGCGCCTGATGCTGGTAAAGTAGTCTCGGGGGAGGTAGCTTACCGGCACTTTGTCTTCAGATTTGACTTCAAGGATTGGAAG TTGATGATATCTGCTGTTGAGGTAGGGGAGGAGCTAATGCCAAATAGGAATCAAATAAACATGCCAAGTGATAGCCTAGCAGATCCGATACCTGTAGAAACTCAGGCAGGAGGACCTACCACTCCCATTCGGAAGTTCTCCAGGAACCGTGGTTTGGTTTTACAAGAGAAGACAGTTGTGGAAGACTCAACTCCTGAGAACGATAATATCCAAGTAAGAATACCCGCTTTTCGGAAAGGGAAGCGAAAAATGAGGTGA
- the LOC112324476 gene encoding uncharacterized protein LOC112324476: MKASLKFREEQNPVFRAKVPLNILGLPFQSGIIAGESKELSLNLSTFFQSGPSIKIAYRPSDTWNPFSLVIKTGTGHFGSPVSSSMIMSAEFNLLSKGNSNLNPSFMLHFKPQFGDFSIKKSQSSTHVSHLTGSILNGGASSDDHGSIEAVEAATPTPDVVDGVFCGKRITVLPPVTASAVAGLFSGVEVTAKTRLPVRSKAVVSFRWGVRVPAEIKSGGESTAGINFRTIPVFVMNKIGIEHVDGRDERSKKEGTTGKVEMDSGNAEVAEACLGVKRQLEVLQSENGHLRKAVEELSEEIGGGKLLVGDLDSGKYERNGIKSLE; encoded by the coding sequence atgaaaGCCTCACTAAAATTCCGGGAAGAGCAAAACCCGGTATTTAGAGCCAAAGTGCCACTCAACATCTTGGGTTTACCATTTCAATCAGGAATTATAGCCGGAGAGTCCAAAGAACTTTCTTTAAATCTCTCTACTTTCTTCCAATCTGGACCCTCCATCAAAATCGCTTACCGTCCTAGTGACACGTGGAACCCCTTCTCCCTCGTTATCAAAACCGGAACCGGTCACTTCGGTTCTCCGGTTTCTAGCTCCATGATTATGAGTGCGGAGTTCAATCTATTGAGTAAAGGTAATAGTAATTTAAACCCTAGCTTTATGCTCCACTTCAAGCCTCAGTTTGGGGATTTTTCGATTAAGAAGTCGCAGTCGTCGACTCACGTGAGTCATCTGACGGGGTCGATTCTGAACGGGGGCGCTTCGTCTGATGATCATGGGTCGATTGAGGCCGTTGAGGCTGCGACTCCGACTCCGGATGTGGTTGATGGCGTGTTTTGTGGGAAGAGGATTACGGTTTTGCCACCGGTGACGGCGAGTGCGGTTGCGGGATTGTTTTCTGGTGTGGAGGTTACGGCGAAGACGAGGCTTCCAGTGAGGAGCAAGGCGGTGGTGAGTTTCCGGTGGGGAGTTCGGGTTCCGGCTGAAATTAAGAGTGGCGGTGAATCAACGGCTGGGATTAATTTTAGGACGATACCGGTCTTTGTGATGAATAAGATTGGAATTGAACACGTGGATGGTAGAGATGAGAGGAGTAAGAAAGAGGGGACGACAGGGAAGGTGGAGATGGATTCGGGGAATGCTGAGGTGGCAGAGGCGTGTTTGGGTGTGAAAAGGCAATTAGAGGTTTTGCAGAGTGAGAACGGGCATTTGAGGAAAGCAGTGGAGGAATTGAGTGAAGAAATTGGCGGAGGGAAATTATTAGTTGGGGATTTGGATTCTGGAAAATACGAGAGAAATGGAATTAAAAGCCTCGAGTAG